In the Ktedonobacterales bacterium genome, CCTGGCGCGCTGGTTCACCTGGAGTGCAGCGTTTACGCCAGGTATCCCGGTGGGGACCATACTATTATCGTTGGGCAGGTCGAGGGCGGTTCACAGACAACCGCGCAGGATTCCCTCCAACCGCTGCTCTATTACGCGCGTTCTTACGGGACATTCGCTGGCCTGTCTGAAGCAAAAGCTGGCTACCCCAATAGCAATTCCAGCATGCAGAAAAGCCGCCAGCGCCTAATACTGGATGAGTGAGAAGATATTCTGCCCGGCAAGGCGCTGGCGGCCCTGCAACGCCGTAAGTTCAACGAGGAAGGCGATGCCCACGACATCACCGCCTAAACGTTGTACCAGATCAAGCGCCGCGCCGACGGTGCCGCCAGTCGCCAGCAGATCATCCACCACCAGCACCTTCTGCCCTCGCTGGATGCCATCGGTATGAATCTCCACGGTGTTAGAGCCATATTCAAGCGCATATTCCACATGGATAGTCTCGGCAGGAAGTTTTCCAAACTTGCGCACCGGCACAAAACCCGCATGCAGGAGGAGCGCCAGGGGCGCGCCAAAAATAAAGCCCCGCGACTCGACCCCGATCACCTGCTCGATACCTGCATCCTTAAATGGCTCCGCCAGCCCCTCCAGCGCGACACGGAACGCACGCACATCCTTGAGCAGCGGCGTAATATCGCGGAACAAAATACCCAGCGTAGGGAAATCGGGAATATCCCGAATAATGCTCTTCAGCCAATCAGCGCGCTCCTGGTGGCCGAGAGGCACGCTCAAATCAACAGCATCCGCCATAAAATCCTCCCGCTAGAGGGTTTCAACGCTCTCCCAGCGCGCCAGTTTTTAGGAAGAGCAATGCCGCGTCAAGTGGCCTGATGTAGCTGGCGCACGAGGCCCCACATATTATAGCATCGGGCTGCCAGAGGAAGGTTGCCCAACGAGTAAGTCTGCTCGCCTGTCTCAAAACGGCTTAGAATATATCTTCGCGTGCTTGACACAGTATAAGTAGCTCCTATATAGTAAGAGAAGGTTTCACTTCAGAAAGTGATGCCATGTATTGTACGATGCCAACCTTTCGAGCCTTTGCGGCCTTTTTCTGTCCTTTTATTCGGAGGTGACTCTCTTGCTTCCCGATTGGATACTTATTCCAGCCGGCGCGTTCGCAGTATTGAGCCTCTTGTTGGGGATTTATATCGGCGGCATTCGCGGTACGAACCGATATAATCAGAAGCTGCGTGTCCAACAAGAGGAATATGAGCGGCGACTGCTGGAAGTGCAGGAACATCAACGCGATGTCCTGCGCGAAGCGAAAGAAGAAACGGCCAAGTTTCGTACTACGATTGAAGCTGAGAACCGCGAACGACGAGCCGAAATCAAACGACAAGAGCAGCGATTGTTTCAGAAGGAGGAAACGCTCGAACGCAAAACTGATAACCTTGAACGGCGCGAGCGTGGACTTGCCACGAAAGAGCGCCAACTTGATCAACTTCGTGAAGAACTGGAAACCGTCAAGCGACAGCAGCTTGCCGAATTGGAACAAATTGCTGGCCTGAGCGCCGAAGAAGCCAAAGCCCTCTTGATAGCCAGCATCGAAGAACAGGCGCGCAAGGATGCCGCGCGGCGCGTACATGAGATCGAAACCACTGCCCGCGAAGAGGCCGAGCAGAAAGCGCGCGAAATTATTACCCTGGCTATTCAACGCTGCGCCTCCGATCAGGTCTCGGATGTGACCGTTTCGGTGGTCCCCCTGCCGAACGATGAGATGAAAGGCCGCATCATCGGACGCGAGGGCCGCAACATCCGGGCGCTTGAAGCAGCTACCGGCGTTGACCTCATTATTGATGACACCCCTGAAGCCGTTATCCTTTCGGGCTTCGATCCTGTGCGCCGCGAGGTGGCGCGAGTCGCGCTCACCAAACTCATTCTGGACGGGCGCATTCATCCAGCGCGCATCGAAGATGTCGTCGCCAAAGCGCGCCAGGATGTCGAGAATATTATCCGCGAAGAGGGCGACCGCGCCCTGCTGGAATCCAACGTTCACGCGCTGCCGCCTGAACTGGTGAAAATCCTGGGCCGCCTGCATTTTCGCACCAGCTACGGGCAAAACGTCCTCAACCACTCTATCGAGGTGTCCGTCCTGGCCGGAACGATGGCCGCTGAACTGGGCGCTGACGTGAAAGTGTGTAAAGAGGCTGGGCTGCTCCACGATATGGGCAAGGCCATTGACCAGGAAGTCGAAGGCCCACATGCCATCATCGGTGGCGAGATCGCCCGTCGGTATAACCGCTCGCCCAAAGTGATTCACGCGATGGTGGCGCACCACGCTACCGAAGCCGAGCCACAGTCGCTGGAAGCGGCGATTGTCCAGGCCGCCGATGCCATTTCAGCAGCCCGACCCGGCGCGCGGCGCGAGACCATTGATCTCTATATCAAGCGACTCGAAGCCCTGGAGACTATCGCCAATTCCTTCATTGGCGTCGAAAAGTCGTTTGCCATTCAGGCGGGGCGCGAAGTGCGCATCATCGTCAAACCTGAAGAGATTGACGAGCTTGCGGCGGCGCGCCTTGCCAGCGAGATCGCGCGGAAGATCGAAGAAAACCTGGATTACCCGGGCCAGATTAAAATCTGCGTAGTGCGCGAAACACGCTCCGTTGACTATGCCAAATAGGCGTGAAGAGAGGAAGAGAGACAGAGATGAGAGGAGCGTCTTGCACGCCCCTCTCATCTTTATTGAGAGCCTATGAAGATTGACCTTCACACCCATTCAACCGCTTCTGATGGACTCTATACCCCGGCTGAACTCATCAAGCTTGCCCGCGAAGCTGGTCTATCAATCATCGCGCTCACCGATCACGACACGACCAACGGCCTGGAGCCTGCACTGGCTGCCGGGCAAGCTCGACAGCTTGAAGTCATTCCCGGCATCGAGATCAATACCGACATCTCCGGCGCGGAGGTGCATGTACTCGGTTATTTTCTTGAGTATCAGCAGGCCGCTTTCCAGCAAACCCTGCAAACGCTGCGCGAGATGCGCGTGACCCGCGCCCAGCGCATGGTTGCGAAATTACAGGCGCTCGGACTCAACATCACCTGGGAGCGCGTGCGGGAACTGGCGGCAGGAACCGTTGGCCGCCCACATGTGGCCGCCGCTCTGGTCGAGGGGGGCTACGCCGCAAGTGTGGCCGATGCCTTCAACCGCTATCTTGGACGCAATGGCCCAGGCTACGTGCCGCGCTATAAGCTCGCGCCGCTCGACGCCATCAAACTCATCAACAGCGTACACGGCCTGCCGGTGATGGCCCATCCAGCCGGAATCTCTGGGCTTGAACACCTGCTTCCCTCTCTCTGCGAAGCTGGTCTGGTCGGTATCGAGGTGTACTACGGCGAATACGACGCCCAAACAGTAGAGTACCTGAAGAGCCTTGCTGATTATTATCATCTCATCCCCACTGGCGGCAGCGACTATCATGGGCCAGGCATTCATCCCACCCAGCTTGGCGCGCGCGCGGTTCCTGAAGAAAGCGTGGCGCGTCTACGCACAAGCGCCCTGGAGCGCCGCCGTACTCCCGCGCCCGCGTTTGAGCTACCCCCTTATCGGATGTAGGCATACTCTTGCAAGCCCTTGCCCCATCCGCATCAGTTCCTTTTTGGCGTCGGTTTGACTTAGTGTACTCTTGACACCTTGCCCTTCCGCGCGCTATACTCATAGCCAAGAAAGTGTACAAGTTACACCAACTCAAAGCGATGCATTGATTGAGAAACGCTGATTTGTGGTCCCGGCTGCTCCGGGAAGATACCAAACTTCAGCGCCAGAACGCCAGAAACTGGCGAGAGGCCGCCTCAAGCGTGGGTTGCTGGCTCAAAGCCTCTCAACCTTCCAGGAGTAGGAGTGTCGGATGACATTCGCCAGACCTGAGTGGGGAGCCGAGCAGCAAGCCGATGTTGCCGTTATTGGTGGAGGGGTTGCCGGACTCTCGCTCGCCCTCTCACTTCCATCCTCGCTGCATATCGTCCTGCTGACCAAAGGCGCGCTGGGCGAGAGCAACACGCGCTACGCCCAGGGCGGTTTGGCCGCTGCTGTGGGCAGCGATGACTCCCCTGATCTGCACCTGCGAGATACGCTGATTGCGGGCGCGGGCCTCTGCGACGAAACCGCTGTGCGCCTCCTGGTAAAGCAAGCTCCAGACGCTGTGCGCTGGCTCATCAACACAGGCGCAGAGTTTGATCGCAAGGATGCTGCCCAACACCCAGCCGCCACTCTCTCCGAGCGCCAGGAAGCCACCGCCTTTGAGACGTATATGATGGGCCACGAGGCCGCCCATAGCCGACGACGGGTTCTGCACGCTCACGGCGATGCCACCGGCGCGGAGATTGAGCGCGCGCTGGTCGCGGCTGTGCGGGCAAGAGCCAACATCACCATCTACGAGCAGGCTTTCGCGCAAGAGGTGCTCTTGCAAGACGGGCAGTGCTGCGGCATTCTGGCGCTTGACCATTCCGGCAGATGGTTCCGGCTTCAGACACAGGCTACGGTCCTGGCGAACGGAGGCGCGGGGCGCCTCTGGCTGCGCACTTCCAATCCACCGCTGGCAACAGCGGACGGCCTGGCGCTGGCCTGGAGAGCAGGCGCGGCGCTCGCCGATCTGGAGTTCACCCAATTTCACCCTACAGTGCTGGTCACGCCCGCTGGCAGCGGCTCGGCTTTCTTGATCTCTGAAGCGGTGCGCGGTGAGGGCGCGTACCTGCGCAACCAGGCTGGCGAACGCTTCATGCCGCGCTATCACCCCGATGCCGAGCTAGCGCCGCGCGATGTTGTGGCTCGCGCCATCCTGAGCGAGATGCTGCGTGAAGGCGCTGGCGCGCGCGCGCCCAGCGCCTATCTGGACCTGCGCCATCTTCCCGGCGAAGCCATGCGCGCCCGCTTCCCAACGATTGCTGCCATCTGCGCCCAACACGGCCTTGATCTGGCACGCGACCTCATTCCAGTCGCGCCCGCCGCGCACTATTTTATGGGCGGCGTTGCCGTAGATACCTGGGGGCGTACAACGCTCCCCCGGCTCTATGCCATCGGCGAAGTGGCCTGTACTGGCGTTCACGGAGCCAATCGGCTCGCCAGCAATTCGCTGCTAGAGGGATTGGTCTTTGGTCGCCGCGCCGCAGCAGCCATCACACAAACGCTGGTTGGCGGCAAGCATGTCGGCGTGCAAACGGAAACTGATGCTGACACGCCCTCAGCCTGGCCCGATGCAACGCGCCTCTTCACCGACAAGCATAGTTCAGTCCAGACGTTATCAACCACCACAATCACTGCTCACGCTCCTATCACCGATGCGCGCATTCAGAGCGCGCTTCAGCGCATCATGTGGGAGCATGTCTCGCTCTACCGTGATGAGGAGGGTATGCAGCAGGCTTCACTGGCGCTCAAACGGCTGATTGAGGAGGCTGCAACCGAGATGCAGGCGGGCGAAACGCCAGAGGGCAATGCCGCTGTTGATCAGCGGCCTGACGCCAGCACCAGTAGAGCATTGGCAGGCTATGAAACCACGAATATGTTACAGATTGCGCAACTGATTATCACCGCCGCCCGCCAGCGACGCGAGAGTCGCGGCAGCCACTATCGCAACGACTACCCAGCGACGGACCCCGCGCTTGCGGGACGACATACCCTTCTGATCAACGCCGCACTTCTACCACCGGAGCGCGAGCCAGCGTGTATTCAGGAGGCCAGCCATGTATAACCGCGAGGGGTTGCAGATTGACTCTGCGCTGATTGCGCGGGCGCTGGAAGAAGATATTGGCTTTGGCGATGTGACCACCCTCTGTACCGTTCCGGCTGAGCGTACCCTGACGGCAACCATCATTGCCCGCCAGCCAGGAGTGATCGCCGGGCTGGCAGTTGCCGCTGCGGTCTTTCACGCCGTTGATGTGTCGCTGCATATCGAATTGTTGGTAGACGACGGCACACAGGTCGCGCCCGACACACTGGTGGCCCGTATCGAGGGCAGCGCCCGCAGCATCCTGACGGCAGAACGCACCGCGTTGAACTTCCTGGGGCGGC is a window encoding:
- the nadB gene encoding L-aspartate oxidase: MTFARPEWGAEQQADVAVIGGGVAGLSLALSLPSSLHIVLLTKGALGESNTRYAQGGLAAAVGSDDSPDLHLRDTLIAGAGLCDETAVRLLVKQAPDAVRWLINTGAEFDRKDAAQHPAATLSERQEATAFETYMMGHEAAHSRRRVLHAHGDATGAEIERALVAAVRARANITIYEQAFAQEVLLQDGQCCGILALDHSGRWFRLQTQATVLANGGAGRLWLRTSNPPLATADGLALAWRAGAALADLEFTQFHPTVLVTPAGSGSAFLISEAVRGEGAYLRNQAGERFMPRYHPDAELAPRDVVARAILSEMLREGAGARAPSAYLDLRHLPGEAMRARFPTIAAICAQHGLDLARDLIPVAPAAHYFMGGVAVDTWGRTTLPRLYAIGEVACTGVHGANRLASNSLLEGLVFGRRAAAAITQTLVGGKHVGVQTETDADTPSAWPDATRLFTDKHSSVQTLSTTTITAHAPITDARIQSALQRIMWEHVSLYRDEEGMQQASLALKRLIEEAATEMQAGETPEGNAAVDQRPDASTSRALAGYETTNMLQIAQLIITAARQRRESRGSHYRNDYPATDPALAGRHTLLINAALLPPEREPACIQEASHV
- a CDS encoding adenine phosphoribosyltransferase — protein: MADAVDLSVPLGHQERADWLKSIIRDIPDFPTLGILFRDITPLLKDVRAFRVALEGLAEPFKDAGIEQVIGVESRGFIFGAPLALLLHAGFVPVRKFGKLPAETIHVEYALEYGSNTVEIHTDGIQRGQKVLVVDDLLATGGTVGAALDLVQRLGGDVVGIAFLVELTALQGRQRLAGQNIFSLIQY
- the rny gene encoding ribonuclease Y, translating into MTLLLPDWILIPAGAFAVLSLLLGIYIGGIRGTNRYNQKLRVQQEEYERRLLEVQEHQRDVLREAKEETAKFRTTIEAENRERRAEIKRQEQRLFQKEETLERKTDNLERRERGLATKERQLDQLREELETVKRQQLAELEQIAGLSAEEAKALLIASIEEQARKDAARRVHEIETTAREEAEQKAREIITLAIQRCASDQVSDVTVSVVPLPNDEMKGRIIGREGRNIRALEAATGVDLIIDDTPEAVILSGFDPVRREVARVALTKLILDGRIHPARIEDVVAKARQDVENIIREEGDRALLESNVHALPPELVKILGRLHFRTSYGQNVLNHSIEVSVLAGTMAAELGADVKVCKEAGLLHDMGKAIDQEVEGPHAIIGGEIARRYNRSPKVIHAMVAHHATEAEPQSLEAAIVQAADAISAARPGARRETIDLYIKRLEALETIANSFIGVEKSFAIQAGREVRIIVKPEEIDELAAARLASEIARKIEENLDYPGQIKICVVRETRSVDYAK
- a CDS encoding PHP domain-containing protein, producing the protein MKIDLHTHSTASDGLYTPAELIKLAREAGLSIIALTDHDTTNGLEPALAAGQARQLEVIPGIEINTDISGAEVHVLGYFLEYQQAAFQQTLQTLREMRVTRAQRMVAKLQALGLNITWERVRELAAGTVGRPHVAAALVEGGYAASVADAFNRYLGRNGPGYVPRYKLAPLDAIKLINSVHGLPVMAHPAGISGLEHLLPSLCEAGLVGIEVYYGEYDAQTVEYLKSLADYYHLIPTGGSDYHGPGIHPTQLGARAVPEESVARLRTSALERRRTPAPAFELPPYRM